GGACATGTGGCTAAGTTGCTGACTACTAAGTCGTATCTTGGAGAAATTCGTAGTTGGCCCAGTCAGATGATGCTTTCAAGGCTGAAGCCTGAAGCTGACGGTGCAATTTCCCTCCAGGACCTTACGCAATCATAGACACGCTAACTCGATGTAGGCAACAATCTGAATGGAGCTGTCAATTAAGACAGCATCGTGGCTGTGGAATCGTGGCCGGATCATGACCATACaactgtactccgtacccagCATCTGTCCAGTATATGCTGTCAATATTTGCATAAGACCTGCATGAAGAAAGTAATTGAGTTTAGTCAAAGAAGAGACGAAACTTCCTTCTCTAGCTTGGTGAATATGTTTCAATTCTGAGGCTCAAAACAAAAGCATGGACGAGGAAACATCTTTTCTCTGTGCAGTGTCTCCCACACAATGGGGCATCAATCACAATGCACTCAGGGTCTTTGCGAATTGTGTGGGAAACAGGTGGAAATGCGCCTTTTGCTGACAAGCCAGAGCCGAGCAACCTGGTATTACTCCGCACTCTGTATTCCGCAGGGCCCCTTCATATCCCTGAGCAGCTCATCAGCCTTGACTCTTCGAGCTTCATATTCAATCAAGCCCTGTCCATCGTGAAATCTTCAACCGATTTGCACGTGTCAAGCTCTCACTGAGATGCGCAGCTCCCCAACAAGCCTTATCGCAATCGCAATCGCTTATCGTAATGGTCCAGACACCCCGCGCTCGGGCCACCCCGCCTCTTTTCCCTATGACGTCCCACTGTCCACACCTGCTGCCAGGCGGAGCGGAATTTCCACCCCCAACCCGCCAGCTGAAGCACACCCGGCTGGCCTGGATTGACATCTGACCACCGACAGATTCCAGTTCCGCCCTTGCTTCTCGAACACCAGCAGAACGCACACACGCAGAAAGCTCTCACCTCCAAAGGGCAGTGCAGCTAAAGCAGCTTTATTTTGCTTGTTGCTCACCCCTTTCTGCACACCTGCGCCCCGTCCACCTGCAGCTTCGCATCTCCATCCCCCGCCCCTCGACCACCGCGCATGTCTGCAGACCGCTGCTGACTGCGGCTGCCGAGGCCCCTCCAATTCTCAATCCTCCGTCCCAAAGCGACCTGACCGCCgcatcaccaccaccgaAAAGCTTGAAATCCCCTCTGAGCGACGACAGGTCTCCCTACCGCAACCATGGCCGACGAGCTTGACTCGCTGGTCAAGGGCGCCCCGCCGCCGGGCAAAGAGCCCAAGGCCGCCGTCGGCACCACCGGCGTCGTCCCCGACTCTGGCAAGCAAGGCGACCCGTTGATCCATACCCCGAGCTCTCCGTCCATGATCTACCTGAACCTCCTCATCCTCGAGGCCTCTCTACGCGCACAGTACCTCGAGCTTCgcgcccgccgccgccatcaCACGTTCTTCTTCACCTTGCTGACCGCATGGATCAGCGGCTTTGGTTACGCTCTCTTCTTCGCCCCGCGTGAGGATGGACGTGGAGTTGGTGGCTCTGTGTACTGGGGCGTCGAAACATTCGAGAAGATTTGCTTCATGGGAGGTGTCATGACCGCGATACTGGTATGGGCTACAGGAATATGGGAGCGAGGCATCAGGTGGCCACGCCGTTGGTTCGCCATCTCCAACAGAGGCCTTCGAGGTTTCAATTCTAAGCTGGTTATTATCCGACGACCTTGGTGGGCCGAGTTTCTCTCCACCATTGGCTTCTTCCTGACCTACGGACTCTTCTCCCACACCGCCAGCTCGTCCTACCGCTACGTCGAACCATCCATCCTGCGCGAAGTCGAAAAGGAGCTGAGCCTCACCACGGACAGCCACCCAACGCTACCGGTCCTGCTCGAAGACGAAGAAAAAGGAGGTCACGAGGAGGATCTCGCCCCGGGCGGAGATTACGTCAAGCTCCTCCTGCTCGCGAAGCCGTTCACGCCTACATTTAGAGAAAACTGGGAAATCTACCGCACAGAATACTGGGAGAAGGAGAACGAGCGCCGCGCCCTCATCCAGAAGAAGCTCGCAGCACGCGACCGCCAGGTGGCCAAGCAGCGGTGGGGCATGTTCTGGTGGCTGCCGTGGCACCGCATCGACAAGGCCGGCCCGCCGCCCGCGCGCCAGCAGTCGCCCGAGAAGACGACGATGCACCCCCGCGCCGCCGCCATCGAGCGCGAGCATAGACGCCGTGGCAGCACTACCAGCGCCCACCGCCGCAGCTCGACGAGCTCGAGCCGCAGCCTTGCGCCGTCCGTGGCCGCGACGAGCGACGACGGGGATGGTACTGTCAGTAGGAAGGCTAGCACCGGGTCCAATGCGTCGGAGAAGCGGAGGAAGAAGACGTTGACCAAGGCGAAGCGTCCCAATATTGAGTCGAGGTCTGTCACGCCTGATATTTCGTCGCCGTTGGCGAGGGAGGGAAGTATCAGTCGCGGGGATAGCGGTTCCGGTGCCGAGTCTGTGGCGGAGAGGTCGTTGAGGCACTCTTCGTCCAAGGCTAGTATCAGCTCGTCCATCAATTCGGTTCGGGAGAAGCAGCGGAAGGCTAGCGAGTCGTGATTGCATGGGAGAATAATGTACTTTACGAAGCGAAGAAGCGAACAGATGATCAATGAACATGGTATACATGCACTGCTCCAACGGGCTTCTACCCCATTTCCTATTTTTTGGTGTTGGTTGGTTGGTtggttggtggtggtggtggcaaCCTAAGCCTACCTTATGAAGGCCACCTGGATTCATGGATGACAATGAGGCTTGACCATTTGATCATCTTGTCTGGCCTTATCAACCGCCATCAGTCTGAATCTCGTCGTCGAGATCGTCCAAATAATCTTATGAGATGATGTGAGCACTGAACCCAGAGACTGGCTCCTTCCTCGGTTCCTTCCTGGGCCACTCGCGCCTTCCTCACCTCCTCGCTCAAGGTCCTGCCTCATTTCTGTAGCTCTCTCCTTCCCAAAGTTACACCATTCGGATTAATTTTCAGGCAGATCGGAAGAACGCGCATTCGTGACTGCTTCGCTCGGCTCGGCTCCGCTCCTGGCCACTCCGGCTCGATACTTCTTTCTCTGAGCCGACCTCTCGATGTTCCATCCTTCGTTTTCTCCCTCCCACCATCTCACTTCGTTGTCAGGAAGCATAGCCTCTCAAAGCATTACATTGCCAAAAATTAAAACTCCAGTTCACGATTAACTATGGAATACTCCCTTTCAATTCATCAGGGTCATTGACACGTCTTTGGATGTCCCTCGAAGCATCTCAACGCAGTCTAACTCCAACAGAGCAACCTTGATCTTTCTCGTCAATGACAAGCGAGACTCGTCATCTGCCACAGTACCTACATTCCCTAAGAATTCTTCCCATGGGAACTCAGCTGGATTCTGGGTTTCTTGCTCTTTCACAAGTCGTCCAGATGTCTACGTACCATGGGGTCACTCAGAGTACATGAGCACGTCCCTGACAACACCGTCCATTCGGTAAGGAACCAACCGTGTCAATCGCCTTCTTCTTTCCCATTCTGACTTGAAGCAGTTGCCAGAGGGCAAGCAGATGACCTTCTCCCCGCTCGCCACCTCATCCTGCGTCTTCCAGTTCGCTTTGCAAAAATTGATGATTGAGAAGTCTCAGTGTAAGTGCGATTGTTCAAGAACCTCCCGTATGATAATTGAGGAGCCTTGTTGGCAACTGAGATGATTCTCGCGCACTATTCTGTTCCTCAATCTCTTGTGATGATCGCAACAGCTTGGTGTCTCTCGGGAAAGCCCCATGCCCTCCCCCACCAAATTATGGCCGACGCCCAGTTCGACTTGGATGCAACGCAACCTCACCTTCGGTTATCCTTGCGTAGCTGACCGCCTCTTGTAGTGCTAGGATCTGCCCAATCAATCCTAATCCACTCAACGAAAGGACACATGAGGCCCTCCTGAGGCTGTGACGAATCACGCAAAGTAGCATATTGAGGCTGACTGGTTCGCCATGGTGAGCACGTTGACGAGCACCTTTAGTTGGTTGTAACTTTCCTCCAGGCGCAGCAGTCAAGCCAATTGAGTCTCTTGAACTGTCCTTCCTTGGCTGTGTTGCGTGATCGTGCATGCATAACGAATGGCAGGTGCTGCAGTAGTCTAGGCCTCTAAGTGCTACATAACAGCTGATTCCCTTCACCCCCGTTGGTTCAAAGACACGTTCTCAAAACACCCCATGGCAAAATGGAGGCAGTCTCAGCGGCGGCCAGCATCGCTGGGCTTCTCTCCGTCGCCGGCCATGTCGTGAATGGTCTCATCAAACTCAATGGATTCGTACAGGCTGCAAAGGAAATGGACATTCGAACCGAGTCCTTGAATGCCAAAGTTGGGCTTCTTTCTGAGACCTTAGAAGACATAAAGGCTTTGCTCCAGGTCTATGAAAAAAACCTTGCCTCGATTATCGAGACATCTTGGGAGCCGAACATTTCTACACTCCGATCACATCTCGTTCGCTGCGGAAAGGACCTCGACGAATGGTCCAAGTCGTACAAGAGCGTCGGGAAGTCAACATCGAAGCGACGGAAGTTCCTAGACATCATTCAAAACAAGCGCCTTCGAGGCATCTCGGATATGGAAATTAAATTGACGGCTCACCGCTCCCAATTGATTTTTGACCTCAGTGTTTTGAATGCGTGAGTTTCTTAGCCAACCAGACTTCATCAGCTAATCGCCTGGTTCACAGCGCCTCTTCTATGGCAGGGCTGGCGAAGATTGACGCTGTTCAAGAAGGTTTACATCAGCTCACGGAGCTCAGCTTACAATCAAACGCCACGAATGACGAGTCATTGGCATCCGCGGCAGAGGAATCAGCCGTTCAGAACCGAAAATTGAGGGACCATATCTCAACCGCTGCGAGTGATCGACTAAGGCAGCTTGAGAACCAAATCGAAGCGCATCGTTTAGAGACTCGACAGTCGCTCACGGCCATAAGCGACAGTATATATGGCCTGGCAAGCTCAATCAGCAGCTCTATTGAGCAGCTCAGTCAACCGCATTCTCAGACGGGTTCAATGAGAAGATTGAGTTACTCTTCTCAAACGGATGGCAGTCACGACGGTGATCTTCAAGACTTCTTGGGTACTTCAAAAACATCCAGACCAATAAGGACATTTTGGTCCTGCGGCTCGGCAATTGGAATGGACGAATACTTTGTTGCCGGCCATAACGAGGATTTGGTCCACTGCATATTTTGTCTACAACGCTTCGACATCAACGAATCGCAACAGCAAGCAATGCATGTCGTAAACGTTCACGCACCAGCTGCCTGTAATCAGGGAAAGCTCTATATCTCCTTATCAGATTTCAAGTTTCATTTATGCGAATGTCATTCTGCCCAACGTCCATCGCTGGATCACAACGATAAGTCTATAAAGCTCTTTCGTGTTGACACCAGCAAGTCATGAGATAAACGCTTTACAGATCTTGAGGGCTTACCTCAAACTTTGGACTCGCAGCCGACCTCAATGTATGTTGAGAAACAGATATGTCAACTGCTTTCGGAAACCGAGTACGTTGAAAAACGCCTGGGATCGTACATACATGCATTCAGAGACATGAATCAAGTTATTGAGAGGATTGCTCATCGTGTTTTTTGGGTGCAAGACCCGCCACAGCAGCTAATCCAGGTGCTTTATAAGGCAGCGGTACTAGAAGAGAAGTTGAACGTTAACTTCAATCGGCCATTCCCCCGAAGCTGGGCTCCTATACCAGAAGACATGATCAGAGGGGGTACTAGGTGGACCGGAGAGAGCTTGTGTTCCACCCCACATCATAACCTACGATGGTTCGTCAAAGACACCGCGATTCGCCAAGCAGGATGGCGTAAGCTTGACAGTGAAGAGCAACAATCCTCGTGTACCGAATGTCGGGGCGCTGCAACTTATCGTACCTTTGAAGAGGCAGCGTCACATCTGCAACGGCAGCACTTCAAAATTCCAGGACTTCCGCCTACCAAGGCTGACTTGCGAGCATTTTGTCACCAGTATCAGCCAAACAAATTCAACGGATGGCTCGAATCTCAATGGAGAGACGATCTGGTGCCCCTAGTCGCTAGTTTGAACCACAGGACGCCAAGCCTACAAAAGATATACCAGTGGAAGTTGGGAACACTCGCCCGGTCGGACCATTTTATCACCATGCTGTGGCACGAAGCTGTTGTTGGCGATCGCAAAAGAATGCTTCTTTCCTCGATCGATGGGGCAGGCAAGTTCCTGACGATCCTCAAGGATGCCTTTCCATGGGACGGCTTAGTACATTCTATACCAGACAATTCGAGCAAGATGGACATTGACGAGGAAGATGAAAACTCATCTTGGACAAGAAGCGACGGTGCGGTGGATTTCAACTTGTCAGAAACGGTATCGAGAGAAGAGGAACGGTCCTATGAACCGCCTCTTGCAAGATTCGTCAATTAGAATGCGACTGACACTGCACAGCCTAGCTTAAGGCTCCTCGGTAAAATTGACAGCCATCTGCTTCTCACCCAACCACTCGTACATCCTCCCAGTCCAATCCCAGGTAATGACCTGCTCTGCCTCAGCATCCGTCGTAAAAGTTTCCGCAGAACCCACCGACGTGGACTCCATGCAACCCCGGGAACTCCTGCCGAACAATCTTCCCAGCCAACTCCGTTGTCTCAAGGTGTTGAGCCATGTTACTGCGCCAATATTTGGCACCGTTTTGGCCCATGTATGCGTTTCCGCACATCGATCCCCCGTCATAGCCGAGTTCCAGTTGAGAGGACCGCGGGAGGTGAAGCTGCGTGAGGCTGGGAAGAAGAGAGAGGGGTTTTATAAGATCCTGGTTACGCAATATGCCATTTGGTCAGCAGCACGTGGGAGAATCAACCTTCGAGGGATAAAGAATGGGGAAAAGATGAAGGGAGGTTTACCCGCAGCAAGTTTCCCCGGTTGATGTTTCTATGTTTGAAGTCCTGGGCTGGCGCACCTATATGGAGCCCTTCAATGTGAGGGGTATCTCGAAGTACGCCTATGAGTTTGTGAGTTAGTCAAAAACAGAATTGACATATACATTTCCCGCTCCAAGTACTCATAATCAGTCATCGTGCCCGTCCACTCGACTTCTCCCATATCAAGCTTCCTCAGGCCTTTGAGTCTCCACGCGGCAGCGAACCAGGCCACATCCCTCGTGTGCGCAGCTTCTACCCAGACATAATCATCCCGTTTCGCTTCGAGAGAGGTCAGTGAAGGGCAGGCATCGATAAGCCATGGCGCATTCATGGTCGAGATAAGGTGCTTCACACCAGGCAACCGTCTCCCGTCCTCGATAAAGGCCCTGCCGATGACCGCATTCTCGTCGACGCCCCTTATCATCCATTCGATCTTGCTCAAGTTCTTCATCTTCCCCATGACGTCGAAAAACAGCGCCGGTAAGGACTTTGGGGGAAGCGTCGATTCCGCGGTTAGGGTGTCCCACGTATCACCCAAGGTCTGCCACCCCATTCTGCTATGGACATATACATCCACCGTCAACTCACGGGCTTCAGCGAGTGCTCTCGGGCACGCCTTGATCTCATTGAGTCTGTCGATTCCGGGTGTCTTCAGAGCTCGCGGGCGTGGTTGGTGAGCCACGGATGACCCGTGTCGAGAAGGAACTGAGGGACGCGTGGGGTCGCATTGCTGTTGCCTAGCCACGAGGAGATGATGAGTGGGACCTGGAAAGACGTCAGCTCCCAGGCTGACGCGAGGCTTTGGAAAGGGAACATGAGGACGAAGAGGAGGGAAGTTGTGGACAGTACTTTTGTGATATTTTGTTCCGGAGTCGTCTGGAGTTTGTGGTACTGATTCGATCGTTGAGGGCCCGGTTGCTCGAGTCTTGGGCAGCGGTCACGTATACGTCTCGATACGTGTATATGTAGATAAAATATGTTCTGCCTAAACACGAAGTCTAAGTTTGGAGTACGGAAGCACGTTGTTTGAAAAGATCTGGATGACGTCGAAGTCGAGAGCAGATGCATGGAAGTTAGGCAACGAGTACTGTTAGTCACATCGTGGGGCACTACATTAGCCATGCCAAGCGAGATATGGACACGACCAACAGTTCCCAAATTGAAACACATGGCCGTTCCACCCGCGATTCACAAATAAGAGGACTTGAAAGAAGCAGCTCCGAAACGCGTGGAATAGAAAAGCACAAATTATTGCATTGGATAACTCAAGCACAATCCGGGTATTGAGGAGGCCGCCTTGCCTTATTCAGTGCCCCGGCTCATTACGTTCCCTCCCAAATCAGAATTCTAACATTTGCAAATACCACATCCATCATTTCCCAAGTCGCATCGAGACGCGCCAAGCTTCTCATCGTACCTAGGTGATGGCTCATAGCCTTCAAAGCCGCATCGTTAAGGAGCGTAAGGGTATCATAaccacaaaaaaaaaaaaacttatcCCCCATTGAATATGCAAAATTGCCCAAAAAGTAATGCCCGCCAAATGATGCCAATTACTCATTAGTCTAAAAGAGTGTCGTGAATTCGTTGTAAAGAAGCCAAACCATAAATCTCTTTCTCATAAAACGCCATATATGATGTTGGTCCAAGACCTCAGGAAGGAATGTGCAGAATAGGATGATGAACTTTTGCCGCCAATTGTACAAACCCACGAAGAAAAATCTTATATAATGTTCAGAAGGATCGGATGCGAATTAGAGGAGTAGAAGAACCATGAGCGGCGCCAGTATGGCGAGGATGGTCGAGGTGGCGGGCTTGACTGCTGCGGCTGTGACGGGGCCTGTCGAAGTGGTGCTTGGAGAAGACACAGTCGAGGATGGCGCTGAGGTTTCGGATGTAGAGCCTCCAGACCCGCCAGTTGCCGTAGATGCTGATCCGGCTGAGGTGGTTGGACCGTCAGACGCGGATTCTGAGGGGATTGAAGCCGACGGACTCGAGCCAGGACCGTTTGTCGCTGTTCCGGACGGTGCTGATGATACCGAAGATAAAGTTGCCGTGGAGAGTGATGACGCGCTTGCTGGAGAACTCGACTGACTTGGAGCGCTTGACCCGCTAGCGGAACTCGAAGCAATTGAAGTACCTGAGGCACTCGAAGCGCTTGGAGAACCCGAGGAGACGCTTCCGGTCGGAGTAGGAATTCCAGCAGAAGTCGAGCTTGTCGAAATGGCGGCAGACGTCGTTGTTGAAAGGCTGGAAGTCACGGCAGTGGATCCGGAGCTAATCGTGGCCGCGGAGGTCGTGTCAGATGGCGTGGGAGAGACCGAAGGGCTAGAGCTGGATGACGACTGAGAGCTTTCTGCTGTGCTGACAGGCGAGGATGTAGAAGACGCTGCCACGCTCGTGCTAGGAGACGGTGTGGGAGTGGGAGTAGGTGTAATCGTGGTAGACACCTCAGCAGTGGTGGTTGTGGTTGACCCCGGAATAGGGACAGCCGAAGTATCACTGGAACCGGCCCCCTGGCTTGCTGTCGTGAGTGTAGCCGTGCCGCTTGCTTGACTCTGGGGTGGCAGGATAGTTGCGGAAGACGAAGTCTGCGGTGCCTCGCCGGTGCAGTATACTAGCCACTGCTGGAATTGTGGTTCGATGTAAAGACGCAGAGTCTCCTTCCCGTCATCGGCGTTGTCTATCACGCATTGCCTGCAAGTCTCGAGGTTCATCTGGAAGGCGGAGCCCGCTAAGCAAATCTGAGGGTTTTTGCCCACGGTCTGAACCTCGATATAAACATTGTTGCAATTGTCGAAGCAGATGGCAGGGGCGATCGTAACATCTCGCTTGCCGAAGAAATCACGGCGCTCATAGGTCTTGCCCTCCTGCTTATGCTTGTAGGCGTGTTTGCCAATCTCAGCAGAGGATGTAGGGGTAGGGGAAGACGTGATCGTGGGTTTGGCGGTCGGAGGATAGTGAGTTAGCTCCGTAGCTGAAGCCCAGTTTCCGGTCGTGATGGTCGTCTTCTTGTGTCCCTTCTTACCCTTCACCTTGGTCACAATGACTTCGTACTCAAAGATGTCAAAAGGAAGACCAAAGGCATTTGGATTTAGGTTGAAGTATCCCTCATTCACTGGATAGTAGCTTGTCTCATTCTCCTTCCAATTTGCTAGAGTGACAGGCGGTGCTGGAATACAGTTCTGCGGGGCACAGATATAATTGTCTGCTGGCGGGTCTGCCCATAGGTTGCAGCCGGCCGGCTTGGGAGGGTTGCAGACGTATCCGGGTTGACAGCCCCACGTCAGGTTGGACCTCGGGTTGTATTCGGCCGCAGAGTTTAATCCCGGAGTGTTCGTTGGGGCCGGGCAAGCCGTGATCTCTGTGACCGTTGAAGGTGGCAAGGTAACGGTGACCGGGGGCAACGTTAAGGTCGAAACGACGAAAGATGTCGGCCCTGGCACGATGCTGGTTATTGTCGAACCGTCGCGAGTGATGGTCAATGTCGATGCAGGCGCAGTCTCGACGACCGTAGTCACAATTGTTGAACCAGGCAAAGTCGTCACAGAGGGAGGCAGAGTAACCGTGTTTACTTGAGTGGTGACCAGAGTCAATGTGGTTCCGGGTAAGGTGATTGTCGTTAGCTCGCCTGCAATTGTCGAAACCACAGTCGATCCGGGAAGAGTGATGGTTGCAGGAGGAGGTGTGACGGTGATGACATCTGTGACTCCTGGCAGAGTAATTGTAGATGCTGGCAGGGTGAGAGTCGTGATTTCACCGGCAATCGTAGTGATAACCGTTTCGGGCGGCAGGGTAATCGTCTCAGCGGGACGCGTTACCGTCTCTCCGGGCCCCGTGATAGTGGCGGTCACAGGAATTGTGATGGTTGAAGCAGGCAAGGTGATTGTAACGGCCTCCCCAGAAATCGTTGTCGTAGTTGTGACTGGCGGAAGGGTGACGGTTGAAGCAGGCCGAGTGATCGTCTCACCAGGACGAGTAATCGTCTCCCCGGGTCCTGTAATAGTGGCGGTCACAGGAATGGTGATGGTTGAAGCAGGCAAGGTGATCGTGACGGCCTCCCCAGAAATCGTTGTCGTAGTCGTAACTGGCGGAAGAGTCACTGTTGAAGCAGGCTGAGTAACGGTCTGCGGAGGTGAGGTTTGCGTGACTGTTCGAGTGACTGGATAGGAAGAAACTATCGTTCTCACAGAAGTTTCCACGACAGTCGAGTAAAACGTCTCCCGAATCGTCCTGTCGTTGGTGACGGTTATGGGAATAGTCACTGGATAACTCGTCGACAGAGTGAGAGTTTCGAAGAGAGTCGTTGAGACGAAGACCGTTGTCAGCGAAGTCAAATATTCTGTCTGTTTGTTCGTGGCAGTTGCGGTTCTCGTGGCCGTTGCCGTTGCTGTTTGGAATTCCGTGTAAGACGCAGTTATGGTCACTGGTGAAGTGTAAGTAACGAGACTTGTGAAAGTGGACACAGAGTAGGAAGTCTTGGTGATTGTGTGATCAGAGGTAATAGTGTATGGGATGCTTGTCGTATACACAAGGGTCGAGATGATTGTGGTCGTTGAAATCTGAGTAGCCGTCCGAGTCACAGGCTGAGTGATTGTTGCCGTTCGCTCTTTGGTCTCGAAGATCGTGGTTGGTGGCTGTTTCTGAGTCTCTGTAATAGTGTCCGTGATATAGTAGGTCTTCAATGTCGTGTAAGTCGTGGTCACGTATTGAGTTTTGCTTGAGATCACTGTCGTTGGAATGATCTCGGTCGATACAACGGTGGAGACCAAAGTCGAGACGGAAGTATGAATCCGAGTAGCAGTGACCTCTCGCGTCTGCGTGACCTGTTGCGTCTCGATGGATGCAGGGAGTTGGATTGTCTGCTTCTGCGTCTGTACGATTGTGGTAGGAACTGGGACGACTTCCGTGACCTTTGTCGTGCTCGTCTTCCAAATTGTGGTTGTGGTCGTCCGGCAGACTTGCTGAGGAGTTCGCTTCCTGCCATAGCCACCTCCATAAGTTGGGACGGGGGAGGTGGTTGGACCAGGAGCATCTACAGGATCGCAACTGAGGCGAGTTAGCTCATGTAATCCCAGGCTCTACCGCATTGTGTAATAGACGGGGGATGAAATCAATAGCGGGCTCGGAAATGCAGAATCGCAAGCCACGGACCCACGATCCGTATGTTGTCTACATTCTGTCTCGGCGCCCTCTCCTCGTCTCTCTTCAACAAGGCGCCTTTGTCGGATAGAGAAGGCGGGACGTTGAAATCGTTGTAGAGGAGAtagaagaggataaggagccgGGTATGGCTTGGTGGGTTGAGAATGTTTGGGATGTACGCGGGAGCTTCCTATACTTACAGAGCCACCGTGGTAGTCACAGGGTAGGAAGAAACCTTCACAATTGTCTTGGTCTCGTAATCTGTCGTAGTGAAGGCTTGCGTGGTGTACACAGTCTCTTTGGAGACGATTGTGAGGCTAATTGAGGTCAGCCAGAATCTAGAGATATCCTTCCTAGGAGTCCTTGGGAGAAGGCAGCTCACGTGGAAACAACCGGCTTCTCAACGGTCAAGGTCGAGATCTGCTTTTCCGTAACAGTCGAGACCTGCTTCTCAGTGACAGTCGAAACCTGCTTCTCGGTGACGGTCACAGTCTGTCCCCAGGGGCACTTCGAGGCCCAGTGGCTACAGTCATCGGTATCGGTGCCATAGTCTGGCGACTTCTTGTCGGCGCTGGTGGTTGTGGGAGCGGGCTGGGCTTCAACTGAAGAAGCTGGTTCTGCGACGGGCTCCTTGGTAGCTGAGGCCGAGGGCGTCGCTGTCGGTTCCGACGACTGTTGAGGTTCAGGCGATGGCGATGGCGAGGGTGAAGGCTTAAGTGAAGCCGAAGATGAGGCTTCTGGCAAAGGGGCAACCGAGTATGCACCAGACGGCTCAGCATAGGAATCATTCTGTCTCGCAAATACTGCTCCGCCGTCTTGTGCCGTGACACTGGCGGCCAAGGCACCCAAGGCCAGGAGTGATGTCCAACGCATTGCCGTGAGCTTCTGACGAACGAGAGACTATGGTATCCCAAGTGCCCAGTATCAATGCAGCATGCAAGCTGGTCGCGTTGCGACTATGGACTAACGAGTGTGGGAGAGCCGCAGGTCGAAGCTGAACACACATGAACGAGTGCCAGTTGGAGATTGGGGGCAGAACAGGCTCAAAGAAGCTGAGGATGGTACCTGGGGGCTCATATGTATGTACAATGGGAAGACGGGAGGCTGAAGAGCTGAGTTGGCAACGCAGCCTTACCTGAGCTCAGGATCAAGATGAGGAGGGCTCCCGTCAACAGCAGGATGGGGTTCCCCGCAAGCTCTAGCCAGAGAGAGCAGTCCGTACCTCGTAAGCTACGTAGCGCAGTGTCCGTTCCGCGGGACCTCCGTCCGAGATGGTGTTGAC
This is a stretch of genomic DNA from Colletotrichum lupini chromosome 10, complete sequence. It encodes these proteins:
- a CDS encoding glycoprotein X, producing the protein MRWTSLLALGALAASVTAQDGGAVFARQNDSYAEPSGAYSVAPLPEASSSASLKPSPSPSPSPEPQQSSEPTATPSASATKEPVAEPASSVEAQPAPTTTSADKKSPDYGTDTDDCSHWASKCPWGQTVTVTEKQVSTVTEKQVSTVTEKQISTLTVEKPVVSTLTIVSKETVYTTQAFTTTDYETKTIVKEAPAYIPNILNPPSHTRLLILFYLLYNDFNVPPSLSDKGALLKRDEERAPRQNVDNIRIVGPCDPVDAPGPTTSPVPTYGGGYGRKRTPQQVCRTTTTTIWKTSTTKVTEVVPVPTTIVQTQKQTIQLPASIETQQVTQTREVTATRIHTSVSTLVSTVVSTEIIPTTVISSKTQYVTTTYTTLKTYYITDTITETQKQPPTTIFETKERTATITQPVTRTATQISTTTIISTLVYTTSIPYTITSDHTITKTSYSVSTFTSLVTYTSPVTITASYTEFQTATATATRTATATNKQTEYLTSLTTVFVSTTLFETLTLSTSYPVTIPITVTNDRTIRETFYSTVVETSVRTIVSSYPVTRTVTQTSPPQTVTQPASTVTLPPVTTTTTISGEAVTITLPASTITIPVTATITGPGETITRPGETITRPASTVTLPPVTTTTTISGEAVTITLPASTITIPVTATITGPGETVTRPAETITLPPETVITTIAGEITTLTLPASTITLPGVTDVITVTPPPATITLPGSTVVSTIAGELTTITLPGTTLTLVTTQVNTVTLPPSVTTLPGSTIVTTVVETAPASTLTITRDGSTITSIVPGPTSFVVSTLTLPPVTVTLPPSTVTEITACPAPTNTPGLNSAAEYNPRSNLTWGCQPGYVCNPPKPAGCNLWADPPADNYICAPQNCIPAPPVTLANWKENETSYYPVNEGYFNLNPNAFGLPFDIFEYEVIVTKVKGKKGHKKTTITTGNWASATELTHYPPTAKPTITSSPTPTSSAEIGKHAYKHKQEGKTYERRDFFGKRDVTIAPAICFDNCNNVYIEVQTVGKNPQICLAGSAFQMNLETCRQCVIDNADDGKETLRLYIEPQFQQWLVYCTGEAPQTSSSATILPPQSQASGTATLTTASQGAGSSDTSAVPIPGSTTTTTAEVSTTITPTPTPTPSPSTSVAASSTSSPVSTAESSQSSSSSSPSVSPTPSDTTSAATISSGSTAVTSSLSTTTSAAISTSSTSAGIPTPTGSVSSGSPSASSASGTSIASSSASGSSAPSQSSSPASASSLSTATLSSVSSAPSGTATNGPGSSPSASIPSESASDGPTTSAGSASTATGGSGGSTSETSAPSSTVSSPSTTSTGPVTAAAVKPATSTILAILAPLMVLLLL